In Gammaproteobacteria bacterium (ex Lamellibrachia satsuma), a single genomic region encodes these proteins:
- a CDS encoding LysR family transcriptional regulator, which translates to MADRRLQVFHTVARLLSFTKAAETLHMTQPAVTFQVRQLEEYFNTRLFDRTHNRISLTEAGGRVFEYADQIFDLYADMENAVREMTGEIRGALTIGASTTIAEYMLPALLGDFGKRYPEVTIHLRVSNSDGIVSMVENNSIDLGVVEAPVGNKNLVVKVCRKDHLVAIVPPGHELGGHAAIPFKKLLDFPFICREEGSGTREVINDYMCEHLDSCNNNLNITMELGSPESVKGAVEAGMGVSVVSRATVQKELKLGTLCAIKLDPPLERPFSFVHQKQKFRLRVMEELLEFASAYCESHSTVEL; encoded by the coding sequence ATGGCTGATCGCAGGTTACAAGTATTTCACACGGTTGCGCGCCTGCTGAGTTTTACCAAGGCGGCTGAAACCCTGCACATGACACAGCCAGCGGTGACATTTCAGGTGCGTCAACTTGAGGAGTATTTCAACACGCGACTGTTCGACCGCACGCACAACCGGATCAGCCTCACCGAGGCAGGGGGCCGGGTATTCGAATACGCCGATCAAATCTTCGATCTCTATGCCGATATGGAAAATGCGGTGCGTGAGATGACCGGAGAGATCCGTGGGGCGCTGACTATTGGCGCCAGCACCACGATTGCGGAGTATATGCTGCCAGCATTGCTGGGTGATTTTGGCAAACGTTATCCGGAAGTCACCATTCATCTGCGTGTTTCCAACTCTGATGGCATCGTCTCCATGGTGGAGAACAACAGTATCGACCTGGGGGTTGTGGAAGCCCCTGTGGGCAACAAGAATCTGGTGGTCAAGGTATGCCGGAAGGACCATCTGGTTGCGATCGTGCCACCCGGCCATGAGTTGGGGGGGCATGCGGCCATCCCGTTCAAGAAACTGCTGGATTTTCCCTTTATCTGCCGGGAGGAGGGATCTGGCACCCGGGAGGTTATCAATGACTATATGTGTGAGCACCTCGACAGCTGCAACAACAACCTGAACATCACCATGGAGTTGGGCAGCCCGGAATCGGTCAAGGGTGCCGTTGAAGCGGGTATGGGTGTTTCAGTAGTCTCCCGGGCGACTGTCCAGAAAGAGTTGAAGTTGGGTACTCTGTGTGCCATTAAGCTGGACCCGCCGTTGGAACGTCCTTTCTCCTTTGTCCACCAGAAGCAGAAGTTTCGCCTCCGGGTGATGGAGGAATTACTCGAATTTGCCAGTGCTTACTGTGAGAGTCACTCTACTGTGGAATTGTAG
- a CDS encoding porin, with the protein MDQTNTPKLHKLALACGIALAFSAQQAAASGFAVPELSVSGMAQSNAVVANHKDLGAIAYNPAAMAFHEGGAASLGGLLVKPNLGVTTGNGSFDSESNDIVAIPAISAHYQMSEDWSIGLSVNAPFGLETDWLPETFAASASNPGGYPLGETMPTNTKLEIVAFSPSVSYMINDNFSVAGGIDIYWMKEVLFNASVNDGGAAYPAVEVEGDGRGAGLNISGLYVMNNWSFGGSFHSAAKIPIDGNISLPPGSPVPGFASNNAVAELEIPYRLQIGVRNQTTDKLALEFDITRTGWSSFDTLVVDNKELSFINYVSSENKWKDVNAYRFGASYDLTGKTQLRAGYTFDETPQGDDYFSPRVPDADRHLFSFGAGHQLGDGWSIDAGYMYVQFQDRTPTATTHANGETNGTSAVVGDYESSVHLFGFGVNKTFM; encoded by the coding sequence ATGGATCAAACCAATACACCGAAACTGCACAAACTGGCTCTGGCCTGCGGAATCGCACTTGCGTTCTCCGCTCAACAAGCCGCCGCTTCCGGTTTTGCTGTCCCTGAACTTTCAGTTTCCGGCATGGCACAATCAAATGCCGTAGTCGCAAACCACAAAGATCTCGGCGCAATTGCCTACAACCCAGCTGCAATGGCCTTCCATGAAGGGGGGGCAGCCAGTCTCGGCGGGCTGTTGGTCAAACCCAATCTGGGCGTCACAACAGGCAACGGTTCTTTCGACAGCGAATCGAATGACATTGTGGCAATTCCCGCTATCAGTGCGCATTATCAGATGAGCGAAGACTGGTCGATCGGCCTGTCAGTCAATGCACCTTTTGGACTGGAAACCGATTGGCTGCCTGAGACCTTTGCCGCCAGCGCCTCCAATCCCGGCGGTTATCCGCTGGGTGAGACCATGCCCACCAATACCAAGCTGGAGATCGTCGCCTTCTCCCCCAGCGTCTCATATATGATTAACGACAATTTCAGCGTAGCAGGCGGCATCGATATCTACTGGATGAAAGAGGTGCTATTCAATGCGTCGGTAAATGATGGGGGCGCAGCGTACCCTGCCGTTGAAGTCGAGGGTGACGGCCGTGGCGCCGGTTTAAACATCAGCGGCCTCTATGTGATGAACAACTGGAGCTTTGGCGGCAGTTTCCACTCAGCCGCAAAGATCCCTATCGACGGCAATATATCCCTTCCTCCCGGCTCACCGGTTCCAGGGTTTGCCTCAAACAATGCGGTTGCCGAACTTGAAATACCTTACCGCCTGCAGATCGGTGTGCGCAACCAGACAACAGATAAGCTGGCGCTGGAGTTCGACATCACTCGAACGGGTTGGAGCAGTTTCGACACGCTTGTGGTGGACAACAAGGAACTCTCCTTTATCAACTACGTCAGCAGCGAAAACAAATGGAAAGACGTCAACGCCTACCGTTTCGGCGCCTCCTACGACCTCACTGGAAAAACACAGTTGCGCGCTGGCTATACCTTTGACGAAACCCCGCAGGGCGATGACTATTTCAGCCCCCGCGTACCTGATGCCGACCGCCACCTCTTCAGCTTTGGCGCCGGGCATCAACTGGGAGACGGCTGGTCGATCGACGCCGGTTATATGTACGTGCAGTTTCAAGACCGCACACCGACAGCGACAACCCACGCCAATGGTGAGACAAATGGTACCAGCGCCGTTGTGGGCGACTACGAGTCCAGCGTCCATCTGTTCGGTTTTGGGGTAAACAAGACGTTTATGTAA